The following are encoded together in the Terriglobia bacterium genome:
- a CDS encoding patatin-like phospholipase family protein codes for MEAVLASVDELRFDHATLLVFTSPQQTDLTALLNNMERVFLVGNPFAISQAAARCAGERPTAAIPLTASADNNQTLAGLPVPRAIRPSHPDDLEWLGRHLARTKLGVALGGGGAKGFAHIGVMQVLEETGHPVDYLAGSSAGTLVGALLAMGLSAAEAAVSIRRHMNPENVAILMKGMLGGAEPLQLMIRLLREMTQDCTFADLKIPMVILTVDLDTRRPYPIRSGLVWEAVLASSVLPGMFPPYILDGRRLIDGAVMAPVPTSYVMEAGADVTLGIDILSGNLPAWPGDDPPNPDASRRTMNIIEALVDTMVLGYADASARHAAMADVAVTPQFGPSSYKDFDMADRFVAAGREAAHARLSMLERYAPSLTRRAEHRLAEHTRI; via the coding sequence GTGGAAGCGGTGCTGGCCTCGGTTGACGAGCTACGCTTCGATCATGCGACGCTCCTGGTGTTCACCAGTCCCCAACAAACGGACCTGACTGCGCTGCTGAACAACATGGAGCGCGTGTTTTTGGTCGGGAACCCTTTTGCGATCAGCCAGGCCGCAGCCCGGTGCGCGGGCGAGCGTCCCACTGCGGCGATCCCGCTCACAGCCAGCGCGGACAATAACCAGACGCTCGCCGGTCTGCCCGTCCCGCGCGCCATCCGTCCGAGTCACCCGGATGATCTCGAATGGCTGGGGCGGCATCTGGCGCGCACCAAGCTGGGCGTCGCGCTCGGCGGCGGTGGAGCGAAGGGTTTTGCCCATATCGGGGTGATGCAAGTCCTGGAAGAAACCGGGCATCCCGTTGACTACCTGGCAGGGAGCAGTGCTGGAACGCTCGTAGGCGCGCTGCTGGCGATGGGCTTGAGCGCAGCCGAAGCGGCAGTGTCCATCCGTAGGCACATGAACCCGGAAAACGTCGCAATCTTGATGAAGGGCATGTTGGGCGGCGCCGAACCGCTGCAACTCATGATCCGGCTGCTGCGGGAGATGACTCAAGACTGCACGTTCGCCGACTTGAAGATCCCCATGGTCATTTTGACCGTCGACCTTGACACCCGGCGCCCGTACCCCATCCGCAGCGGCCTGGTCTGGGAGGCGGTGCTGGCATCGTCGGTTCTCCCCGGCATGTTTCCCCCGTATATCCTGGACGGCCGGCGGCTGATTGACGGGGCGGTCATGGCGCCAGTGCCCACGAGCTATGTGATGGAAGCCGGGGCCGACGTTACTCTCGGCATCGATATCCTGAGCGGCAATTTGCCCGCGTGGCCCGGCGATGATCCGCCGAACCCTGACGCTTCGCGGCGCACCATGAACATCATCGAGGCGCTCGTAGACACCATGGTGCTGGGATATGCGGACGCCAGCGCGCGTCACGCTGCTATGGCGGACGTGGCCGTGACGCCACAGTTCGGCCCCAGCAGTTACAAGGATTTCGATATGGCAGACCGCTTTGTGGCGGCGGGCCGGGAAGCGGCGCACGCCAGGTTATCGATGTTGGAGCGTTATGCGCCTTCCCTGACCCGGAGGGCGGAACACAGACTGGCAGAACACACACGTATCTGA
- a CDS encoding SNF2-related protein — translation MRRRRPDEQQRYVASQRLARIDPNPHQVDAVVFALRRIPEGGCILADEVGLGKTIEAGLIMAQMLAEGARRILLIVPKSLLGQWQSELYALFRIEAREGRANPEAFIGEGVCSTLEMAGRTRQRYGRFTQAGRRRTGVYCPANPIRHHC, via the coding sequence ATGCGTCGTCGACGGCCCGACGAGCAGCAGCGATATGTGGCGTCACAGCGGCTTGCCCGAATCGATCCTAACCCGCACCAGGTTGATGCGGTGGTGTTTGCGTTGCGCCGAATCCCCGAGGGCGGATGCATTCTTGCCGACGAGGTTGGTCTTGGGAAAACGATCGAAGCCGGCCTCATCATGGCGCAGATGCTCGCCGAGGGAGCACGTCGTATTCTCCTCATTGTGCCCAAATCGCTACTGGGACAATGGCAATCGGAACTCTATGCCCTCTTCCGGATCGAGGCGCGGGAAGGCAGGGCCAATCCCGAAGCATTCATAGGAGAAGGCGTTTGTAGCACACTGGAAATGGCGGGAAGAACTCGTCAGAGATATGGCCGATTTACGCAAGCTGGCCGACGACGAACTGGCGTCTACTGTCCTGCGAATCCGATTAGACATCACTGTTAA
- a CDS encoding phosphopantetheine-binding protein has translation MVMEQKEQKRFTFSDMKDILIAAMALQGRQIQVPEDRNFVITDLGVDSLAMVQILLDVQSRFGVVIPQEDIGQLQTIGGAIDYMDRRLQQ, from the coding sequence ATGGTTATGGAACAAAAAGAGCAAAAACGGTTCACTTTCTCCGACATGAAAGACATTTTGATCGCAGCGATGGCGCTGCAGGGACGGCAGATCCAAGTGCCGGAAGACCGCAACTTCGTGATCACCGATCTAGGAGTGGACTCGCTGGCGATGGTGCAGATTCTGCTGGATGTCCAATCGCGTTTTGGCGTAGTGATCCCGCAGGAGGATATCGGCCAGTTGCAAACCATCGGCGGAGCCATTGACTACATGGACCGGCGCTTGCAGCAGTGA
- a CDS encoding cytochrome P450 encodes MLPDSPPRPTILANPWPETFRGQWVIYSYDLAMEMLRADGRGFEQGDLYDGEGGCRYPNAAVVAASGEAHRRLRMQIIDHFSRERVEHYTKTLIEREADSVRERLLRAGGGDLQHEAVEFTWAVSAALLGVDGVTAAEIFPAMEQWIYHKSLQNGPPAEQAFQTMKDLVAPSIARRRTDPQSDLYTAQVQVSDDDEVVLERAAMIVYASLHFTPMAVCRTAYLIDEHQLEKTTGHDALVAAFYET; translated from the coding sequence ATGCTGCCGGACAGTCCTCCCCGACCGACGATCCTTGCCAACCCCTGGCCGGAAACCTTCCGTGGCCAATGGGTGATCTATTCTTACGACCTCGCGATGGAAATGCTGCGAGCCGATGGACGAGGGTTTGAACAGGGCGATCTGTATGACGGTGAGGGGGGCTGCCGCTATCCGAATGCCGCGGTGGTTGCGGCTTCCGGGGAAGCGCATCGCCGATTGCGGATGCAGATCATCGATCACTTCAGCAGAGAGCGGGTGGAACACTATACAAAGACCTTGATCGAGCGAGAGGCCGACTCGGTGCGGGAACGGCTGCTGCGCGCAGGCGGCGGCGACCTGCAGCACGAGGCGGTGGAGTTCACCTGGGCTGTCAGCGCAGCACTGCTGGGGGTTGACGGCGTAACGGCGGCGGAGATCTTCCCGGCGATGGAACAATGGATTTACCACAAGTCCTTGCAGAACGGGCCGCCGGCAGAACAGGCGTTCCAAACGATGAAAGATCTCGTGGCACCGTCGATAGCGAGACGCCGAACGGACCCACAGAGCGACCTTTACACCGCTCAGGTACAAGTCAGCGACGACGATGAGGTTGTGTTGGAACGCGCCGCGATGATCGTTTACGCTTCACTGCACTTTACCCCGATGGCCGTTTGCCGCACCGCCTATTTGATTGATGAGCATCAGCTTGAGAAAACGACCGGCCATGATGCATTGGTGGCGGCGTTCTATGAGACC
- a CDS encoding cyclic nucleotide-binding domain-containing protein — MVSSIMMNLGAIGIFAGLDDDALAQIALRLKVRHLERNQMLFRHGEQGSSLFVIRQGVLQVFLQHADGTTPLARLHGGDVIRR; from the coding sequence GTGGTTTCCAGCATCATGATGAACCTGGGCGCGATCGGCATCTTCGCAGGGCTTGACGACGACGCATTAGCGCAAATCGCTTTGCGGTTGAAGGTGCGTCATCTAGAGCGCAATCAGATGCTGTTCAGGCACGGTGAGCAGGGCTCAAGCCTCTTCGTGATCCGGCAGGGCGTGTTACAGGTGTTTCTCCAGCACGCCGACGGCACGACGCCGCTGGCCCGCCTGCACGGCGGCGATGTCATACGGCGCTGA
- a CDS encoding type II toxin-antitoxin system prevent-host-death family antitoxin — protein sequence MRNPAARRRGAARESLPHKNPDESYDYQSQRGGFLPIARGDGVTIVVDHGGWYAGCEAEPMEQIAISKFKATCLEVLERVKRTRKPILVTRFGQPIAEVTPPSFSSSKGRKPGSMTGTIKIKGDIISPASSTGDWEVLKK from the coding sequence ATGCGTAATCCTGCGGCACGCCGTCGCGGTGCGGCGCGGGAGTCTTTGCCGCACAAAAATCCGGATGAATCTTACGACTACCAAAGTCAACGCGGCGGCTTTCTTCCAATAGCTCGGGGGGATGGTGTGACCATAGTTGTTGACCATGGTGGATGGTATGCTGGATGTGAAGCGGAACCCATGGAACAAATTGCGATATCCAAATTCAAGGCCACCTGCCTTGAGGTTCTTGAGCGCGTCAAGCGCACTCGGAAACCGATCCTTGTAACGCGTTTCGGTCAACCTATCGCAGAGGTAACCCCACCCTCATTTTCCTCGAGTAAGGGACGAAAACCTGGTTCCATGACGGGAACGATCAAGATCAAAGGAGACATCATTTCACCGGCAAGCAGCACCGGTGATTGGGAAGTGCTCAAGAAATGA